The Planctomycetota bacterium sequence CGTCAAGGTCCCTGCCGGCAAGACCGCCACCGTCAGCCTCAAGGCCCCCTGGCCCAAGCCCCGCCTCTGGTCCCACGCCGACCCCCATCTGTATGCTCTGAAATCGCAAATCGCAAATCGCAAATCGCAAATCAACGACGAAGTCGTGACCCGCTTCGGCTTCAGAGAGTTCTGGTGCCAAGGCCCCGATTTCTACCTCAATGGCTCGAAGATGCACCTTCTCGCCTCCAGCGGCTGGCCGCCCCACGGCCCCCAGACGCGCGAGGAAATCGCCGCCTTCTGGAACGGCCTCAAGGCCTGCGGCTGCGTGGCCTTCCGCACCCACACCCAACCCTGGCCCGCCGCCTACTACGACGTGGCCGATGAACTCGGCCTCCTCGTCATCCCCGAAGGCGCCGTGTGGAACGACGACGATGTCTACCGCGTCAACGACCCCGCCTTCTGGGACAACTATGCCGCCCACCTCGCCGCGATGGTGGGCAGCCTCAAGAACCACCCCTCCGTCGTCATGTGGAGCCTCGAAAACGAGTTCACCGGCGGCCGCGTCAACGACAACACGCCCTACCCCAAGGAACAGCTCATCCGCCTCGGCAAGCTCGTCAAGCAGCTCGACCCCACCCGCCCGATTATGTATGAATCGGACGGCGACCCCGGCGGCGTGGCCGACGTCATCGGCATCCACTATCCGCACGAGTATCCCGACTACACCTGCTGGCCGAACGAGGGCTACTGGCTCGACAAGCCGAGCCCCGGCAGCGGAGGCGGCGGCATCTTCCTCAACGGCGAAAAGCAGTTCCTCTGGAAGCGCGACAAGCCGCTCTACATCGGCGAGTTCCTCTGGGTCCCCTCCAGCGACCCCGCGCCGCACACCATCTTCTTCGGCGACGACGCCTACCGCGACTACCACCTCTACCGCAACCTGGCGAAGGCCGAGGCCTGGAAGATGCAAATCCTCGCCTACCGCGTCCAGGGCGTCAGCGGCATCTGCCCCTGGACCGTCACCGAGGGCGGCCCGCTGGACGACACGAACGCCCTCTGGCGTGCCCACAAATGGGCCTACCAGCCCATCGCCGCCTATTGCCTCGACTACGATAGCCGCTTCTACGCCGGCGAGAAGGTGACCCGCCGCATCGCCATCTTCAGCGACATCCTGGAGCCCTCCAAGCTCACCTTGTCCTGGACCCTTTCTCTCGGCGGCAAGACCGTCGCGGAAGGCAGCGAGAAGGTGGAGCTTGGCCCCGCCGGGCAACAGGGGCTGAACGTCACCGTGCCGATGCCGAGCGTGGACGAGCGCACGCCGGCACAGTGGCGTGTCACCCTCGACCGCGACGGCCGCCGCGCGTTCGACGAGACCCACGCCTACGCCGTCTTCCCGCGTCCCACGTTGCCCAAGCTGGCGGCCCGCATCGGCCTCTACGACCCCAAAGGCGCCACGCGCAAGCTCTTCGAGTCCAACGACCTTGCGGCCGCTCCGGTCGAAGCGCTCGACAAGCTGCCCGCTGGCCTGGACGTCCTGGTCATTGGGGCCGGAGCCTTCGCCGCTGAGAAAGCCGGCGGCCCCGTCATTGGCCGCGTGGACCCGCGCCGCGCTGCGCTCGACACCTTCACCGCTCAGGGCGGCCGCGTGCTCGTCCTGGAGCAGCAGGCATATCCCGAGGGCCTTTTCGGCTTCGGCCTCACGTCCCACAGCTCCACCATGGCCTTCCCACTCCAGTCGGACCATCCGATCCTCCACGGCCTCGCGCTCGGGCCGGGGGGCCTCCGGTTCTGGCGCGGCGATAACCTCGTGGCGGAGCGCGAGCCCACGAGGCCGGCGAGCGGCGCGTTTTGTCCCATCATCGTGTCTGGCTCTGCCGCTGGCCTCGACCATGCGCCGCTCCTCCAGCGCTTCGTCGGGCGCGGCTGCATCGTCCACGCCCAACTCAAACTGGTCGAGAAGTTCACTGCCGAGCCGATCGCGGCGCAACTGCTCGGCCGCCTGCTCACCTTCCTCGCCGAGTACCGGCCGAAGGAGCGGCGGACCGCCGTGGCAGGCGGCTCACCCGACTACAGGGCCTGCCTGCGCCGCCTGGGCCTCCGCTTCGATGACCTGACAGGCCGGCTCGCGGGCGCCGACCTCTCCCGGTACTCGCTCCTCATCTGCCGAGGCGACGTGAGAGACGCCGACAGGATCCTCCAATTCATCCGGCAGGGTGGCGCCGTGCTGGCCCACCGCCTCTCGCCTGAGGCGTTCCAGGAGCTTCGCCGAGCCTTCGGCCTCGATCTGACCCTCGCGCACTACTCGGGCATCGCCTCCCGAGCCGACACCGACCCCTTGGGCTTCCTCGCGCGCGAGGACCTCTACTGGCTCGGCGAGCATCGCGGGATCAGTTGGGCCGAGACGCCGCGGGCGGGGAACATGGCCGACTCCGTGCTCGGCCTCTCGCTCGACCCGGCGAAGGCCAAGAGCCACGAGGTCGAGGGCTGGGCGCTTCAGGGCGGAATCGTCGAGCGGCGCGAGGACCACGTGGTCTTCGCCACGGTCGGCTCGGCCACTGGCGAGGTCGAGTTCCCCGAGGACGGCCTCTACGTCTTCGGCATCGTGGGACGCGGGACCCCGTGTCACGGCGACTACCCCATTGCGTCGGTCGCGGTGGATGGCCGAACGCTCGGCGCCGTGTCGGTGGATTCGCCTCAGGTTTGCACCCGCACGACGTTTGGCGAGGTGGCCAAAGGGCGGCACAAGGTCACTGTCTCCTTCACCAACGACGCGAGCGATCCGGCGAAGGGCGAGGACCGCAATCTCATCGTGGACAAGCTCCTCATCGCCCGCCACGAGAAGAAAGGCGATCTCCTCTTCCTCACCACGCCGCCCGCCGTTGCCTGTCTTCCCAGGGGCGAGGGCCTGCTTGTTCTGGACTTCCTGCGCTGGGACACGGAGGAGCGGAACGCGCGGAAGGCGGCGCGATATGCCTCAACGCTGCTCGCGGCCCTCGGCGGCGACTTCGCCGACCGCCCAAGCTGGGCCATCGAGTGCGAGACGATGTCGCCCCAGCCCGACATGGGCTGGTTCCGCGCAGACAACACAGCGGCGCATCTCGCGTGCAACGGCTGGATCAAGACGCCCATCGAGGTCGCCGTCGCGGGACGCTACACGATGGAGCTCGTGGCCGGCGGCACGCCCGCCCAGGGCGTCTACCCCGACGTGGAAATCAGCGTTGACGGCAAGAAGGCGGGCGAGGTGCAGCTCACGGGCGGCGGGCTCCGCCCCTATCCCGTCGCCATTGACCTGCCCGCTGGCAAGCACGAGCTGGCGCTGCGGTTCACGAATGACTTGAATGTGGGGGGCGAAGATAGGAACTTGACCTTGGATAAGGTTGTTTTCTACAGGGAGTGAGGTGCTGCGGTAGGTGGCGTGATACGGGATACGGGAAACGTGAGATGAAGAAGGGCGCAATGCTGTCAGGCTTGTGTCTTCTCACGCATCACGTTTCACGCATCACGAATCCCCTCACACCGTCAAGGAGCCCACTGATGCCCCCCAACCTCGAAGCGCTGTTCAATCGAGCGAAGCAGATCCGAATCACGCTCCTCCGCATGATGGGCTCCGGCAAAGCCCACCACTTCGGCGGGTCGCTGTCGTGCGTCGAAATCCTCACTGCTCTCTACTTCTACAAGATGCACTACGAGGAGGGCGAGCCGGGACACGACGACCGCGACCGCCTTGTGATGAGCAAGGGCCACGCTGTGCCCACGCAATACGCCTGTCTCGCAGCGCTGGGCGTTCTGAAGCCTGAAGAGGTGCCCTCGCTGAAAACGCTCGGCTCGCGCCTCCAGGGCCACCCCGACGTGCGGAAGACGCCCGGCCTGGAGGCCCCCACGGGGTCGCTCGGCCAGGGCCTTTCGTTCGCAAACGGCCTCGCCCTCGCGGCCCGGCTCGACAAGGCATCGCATCGCATCTACGTGCTCCTTGGCGACGGCGAGCTGGACGAGGGGCAGGTCTGGGAGGCCGCCATGACCGCCGCCCACCATCGCCTCGACAACCTCACCGCCATCGTGGACCGCAACGGCCTCCAGGCCCAGGGCGCGACCGAGGCAATGAAGCGCCTCGATTCCGTCCCCGCCAAGTGGGAGGCTTTCGGCTGGCGGGTGCTCGAGTGCGACGGCCACGACTTGAAGGCTCTGTGCGCCGCCCTCGACGAGGCGGCCGCCACCCGCGGCCGGCCGAGCGTGGTCATCGCCCGCACGGTGAAGGGCAAGGGCGTGTCGTTCCTCGAAGGCCGCTACCAGTACCACAACGCCGCGCTGAGCGCGGAGGAGATCGGCTGCGCGCTGAGGGAACTCGAAGAGCGGTGTTAGGTGTTGGGTGTTCGGTGTTGGGGGTAGGCCCGCGACACCTTGGTCTTCCTCTTCATCCCCAACACCTGACATCCAACACCGCACGGGAGCAACCACAGATGCCCACCCCCGCAAAAGAAGCCACCCGCGACGCATTCGGCCGCGCGCTCGTGCGCCTGGGCGAGCGCGACGCCCGCGTGGTGGTGCTCGACGCTGACCTGTTTCGCTCGACCCGCACGAACCTGTTCGCCGAGAAGTTCCCCAACCGCTTCTTCGAGATGGGCATCGCGGAGCAGGACATGGTGAGCACGGCCGCGGGCCTGGCGATGGCGGGCAAGATCGCCTTCGCCAACAGCTTCGCCGTCTTCATCACCGGGCGCGCCTTCGACCAGGTGCGGCAGCAGGTGGCACTACCCGCACTCAACGTCCGCTTGTGCGGCTCCAGCGCCGGCCTCACCCTGGGCGCCGACGGCGCGACGCATCAGAGCGTGGTGGACGTTGCCCTGATGCGCAGCCTGCCGAACATGACGGTGATCGTGCCCTGCGACGGCCCGGAGACCGAGCGCGCGGTCGAGGCGTCGCTCAGCCACCCCGGCCCCATCTACCTGCGCCTGAGCCGCTACGACACGCCCGCATGGACGGCCGGCGTCACCGACTTCGCCATCGGCAAGGCCAGCTGCCTGCGCGAGGGGTGCGACATCACGATTGCGGCCACGGGCGTCATCATGGGCGAAGTGCTCGCGGCAGCGGAGCGTCTGGTGGCGAAGGGTGTCTCGGCCGAGGTGCTCGACGTGCACACCGTTAAGCCCCTCGACGCCGACGCCATCCTGGCCTCCGCCGCGAAAACGGGCCGCCTCCTCACCGTCGAGGAGCACAGCATCATCGGCGGTCTCGGCAGCGCCGTGTGTGAACTCATCGCCGAGCGGGCCGACAGGCACATCCCCGTCCGTCGCCTGGGCATCCGCGACACGTTTGGCGAATCGGGCAGCGCCGACGAGCTGCTGGAGCTGCACCGCCTCACCGCGCCGCACATCGCCCGCGAGGCGGAGGCGGTGATCGGTGTTGGGGGTGAGGTGTTGGGGGTGAGGAGAAGAGCCTCTGGCACATTCCTCTTACCCCCAGCACCTACCACCTGACACCCAACACCGTTCATTGGAAGGAGCGATTCCGTGAAAGCGCTTGTCTACTATGGCCCCCGCGACCTCCGGATCGAAGACCGTCCTGACCCGCCGCTTTGCCCGAATGATGTGCGCCTCGCGGTGCGGGCCTGCGGCATCTGCGGCTCGGAGCTGCACGCCGTCCTCGAGGCCCAGGAGCGCCGCAAACCGGGCATCGTCATGGGCCACGAGTTCGCGGGCGAGGTGATCGAGACCGGCCCGCAAGTGACCGCCTGCCGCGTGGGCGATCGCGTGGCGGTTCAGCCCCTCACCCACTGCGGGCGGTGCGAGCTATGCCTCGCCGGCCGCCCCAACGCCTGCCCGAACCGCACACTCTACGGCATGACCTGGGGCATGCCCGGCGGCTATGCCGAACGCGCCGTGGTGACGGAGGACCGCTGCTTCCCCATCGCCGACGGTGTATCTTACGAACTCGCCATCCTGGGCGAGCCGCTGGCCGTGGCCCTTCACGCCCTGGGCCGAGGGCCTGCGACGCCGGCGCGCTCCGTCGCCGTCATCGGCGCGGGGACGGTGGGCCTGCTCACCCTTGCCGCCCTCTCGACCCTCAAGCCCGAGCGCGTCTTCTCCACCGACAAGGTGGCGTGGAAGCTCGACCTCGCGGCAGCGTTCGGCGCGACTCCCCTGTTGGCCGGCCGCGATGATGTCCGGGCGGCAGTCCGCGACGCCACGCAGGGGAGGGGGGTGGACTGGGCCATCGAGGCGGCGGGCTTCGAGGAAACGGTCGCCCTCGCCCTCGACCTCACGCGCCCCGCCGGCCACCTCACCTGCATCGGCAACGCCGAGGCCCACATCGGCCTCAGCCTTCACGCCATCGTCCAGGGCGAGCGCACGCTCATGGGCTCTTACGGCTACACGGATGCCGACTTCCGCCGCGGCCTGGAACTCGTCGCCGCCGGCCTCGTGCCCGCGACTCTCCTCGCCGAGCGCCGCGTCACCCTCGACAGCGCCCCCGCCGACCTCGTGGCCCTCGCCACGGGCGCGTGGTCCTGCATCAAAGCCGTCCTCGTGCCGTGAAGCGCGATCTGGGGAGAACCTTCTTGGGAAAGAAGGCTTCTCCCCAGACCCCTCTCCAAGAACCTTCACATTGGCGCGGGCATTCGGGCTCGGATGCCCGAATGCCCGCGCCGGCGTCGGAGGTCTCGGCAATGAGGGGGGTTGGGGGAGGAAACCCTTTTCCCCAGAAGGGATTCCTCCCCCAGGCTCATCTCGGCTTGTAGAGCTCGGGCCGGCGGCACTTGAGGAGCGCGGCGCGGAGGTCGCCCTTGGCCTCGGGGGCGTTGCGGCCGGAGTACATCTGGTCGAATGCCTCGGGCTTGATGCCGCGAATCACGGGGTCGGGATAGGGGCCGGCCTTGCGGACGGCTTCGGGCCATTCGTAGTACTTCGGGCGGTTGTCGAGCTGGAGCGTGACGACGAGCGGCTCATTGCCCGTGGCGTACTGCGAGGCAGCCAGCACGAAGCCCCACGGGTCGGCGATGTAGGTGCGGTGGTCGGTCTGGCGGGTGCCCCCGGCGGCGCGCAGCAGGAAGTAGCCGTTGTCCACACAGCGGCTGAGGTCGCGGATGCGCGTGTGGTCGGTGAAGGGGCCGGCGTCCTGCGTCGGCAGCAGCATCAGGTCGGCCTGGTGGAGCGCGGCTACGCGGTCAATCTCGGGCGAATAGACGTCGGCACAGATTTTCACGCAGACGCGGCCGAAGTCGAGGTCGAAGAGGCCCACCTTGTCGCCCGCCTGGTAGTATTTCGACTTCTTGTCGGTGGTCTGGTTGATCTTCGTGTAGCGGCCGAGCTCCCTGCCCTCGCGGTCGAAGACGATGGCCTCATTGAAGCCCCGGTCGAGCTCGCCCGCGATGACCACGTACATCTTGTGGCGCTTCGCGGCGTCGGCGATGCGGGCGAGGTAGCCGCGGTTGCGCTCCTTGTGCTTCTCGACCTCGGCGTCGTTGGCGTACCACACGTACTCCCACAGGCACACGAGGTCGCAGCCCGCCGCGCCGCAGGCGTCGAGCTTGGAGATGAGGCGATTGATGTCGCCCTCGCACTCGATGGCGGCAGCCTTGATGGTCCGCTTCATCCCCTCCTTGCGCGGCAGGGGCGGGGGAAGCTCCGCCGCGGTGATGGCCGCATACTTGCCCGCCGCCTCGTAGCCGCCGTTGCGTGGCGTGCCGCCGAGGCGCGAGGCGGGAATCGTGGCGATGGCCACCCCGCCCGCGTGCCCGCTGTCGGCCACCGTGTGGCCGTCGGGGTCGAACACCTGCGCGCGGCCCAGCGGCCAGGTGCCCGTCCACGAGAAAGCGTTGCGAGAGCCGCCGTAGCCCTCCTTGCCGGCATATCGGGCGACGGCGATGTGCAGGCCGTTGTGCACGGCGCGGCCCTGGAGCGTGAGGGTCTCCAGATGCTCGTCGCGGATGGGGAAGGGGGATGTTGACGAGACGACAAGGCTCGCCCCCCGCTTGCGCAGCACGGCGTCAATCTCGGGGAAATAGTGGTCGGTGCCGGCCGTCATCCCGATCGCGCCGATGTCGGTCGCAAACACGGGCAGGTCGTCGCCGAGGGCGATGTCGTCCTCGTAGGGCAGCCGGTGGCTCTTGCGGTACTTGCCAACGACCTTCCCCTCGCGGTCGCACAGGAACGAAGTGACGAAGGTCTTGTCGCCCTCTCGCTCGCGCAGGTTGGCCACGACGAGCATCTTGTGCTGTGCTGCCTTCTTCGCGATCGCGTCGGCGGCCGGGCCGGGGATCGTCTCGGGCGGCTGATACACGCACTCCTCGGGCAGGCAGGCGATGTCGGCCCCCGCCGCGCCCGCCTCGTCGAGCGCCCTCAGCGCGTTCTCCAGCGTCCGGTGCCCCTCGTCCCACACGAGCGACACGGCGGCGATTCTCACCCTCTTTGGCGGCGTGGCGGCCTCTCCGGCCCCGGCCAACGATGCGATAAGGAATACAAGCACGGCAATCGCTGCCCGCATGGCCAAATCTCCTTTCCGTCGCCCATCCTAGCGCCAACCCGCGCCTGCATCAACCGCATGCACCCCGGTTGACGCAGGCCGCGGCGTATCGTACGCTCTGACCAGATGACCGGCGATAGGGACGGCGTTCGTCACGGCCTGCGCGCTGGCTGGGCATCCTGTGGCCGCGTCCGGGAGGGATGGGGGGAGGGTTTCTTTCGGAGCAGGTGGGACGATGAGTAGACGAGTCGCTTCGGCTGGTTTCCTCCTGGCGGCCTTGATGGAGGCGAGCATGGCGGCACAGAGCTTTCACGTGGATGCCACGCGCGGTCGCGACGGGCAGGACGGCCTCACGCCGGAAACAGCGTGGCAGTCGCTGGAAAAGGTGAACGCGGCGCCGCTTCGCGCGGGCGACAGGGTGCTCTTCCGCCGCGGCGAGACGTGGCGGGGCCAACTCGTGCCGCGCAGCGGCGACGCCACAGGGCCAGTGACCTACGCCGCCTATGGCGAGGGGCCGAAGCCGCTCCTCCTCGGCTCCGTGGCGATGAACGCTCCCGACGACTGGCGCGACCAGGGCGGCGGCATCTGGGCGACCGCCACCATTCGCCCCGACGTCGGGAACCTCATCTTCGATGGCGGCAAGGCGACGGGCGTCAAGAAGTGGAGCGAAAAGGACCTTACGCAGGAGGGCGATTTCCTCTACGACCGCGCCTCCTCACGGGTCAAACTTCGCGCGGCGGCCAACCCCGCGACGCTCCACAAGAGCATCGAGCTGGCGCTCACCCGCCACATCATTGACCAGAGCGGCAAGGGTTACATCACCTACGAGGGCCTCGACCTGCGCTACGGCGCGGCCCACGGCATCGGCGGCGGCGGCACGCGGAACATCATCGTGCGCGACTGCGACCTCTCCTACATCGGCGGCGGACACCAGTTCACGCGGCCCGACGGCCATCCCGTGCGCTACGGCAACGGCATCGAGTTCTGGGCGGGCGCCCGCGATTGCCTGGTCGAGGGCTGCCGCCTGTGGGAGATCTACGACGCCGCGCTCACCAACCAGGGCAGCGGCACCAACGTGCAGGAGAACATCACCTACCGCCGCAACGTGATCTGGAACTGCGAGTACTCGTTCGAGTACTGGAACCGCGAGGAGAGGAGCCAGACGCGGAACATCCTCTTCGAGCACAACACCTGCGTGGACGCCGGGCGCGGCTGGGGCCATCGCCAGCGCCCCGACCCCAACGGGCGGCACCTGATGTTCTACCACAACAGCGCCGCGACGGAGGACTTCGTGATTCGCTACAACGTCTTCGCCAACGCCACGGGGAGCTGCCTGCGGCTCCACGGGCGCGATTGGACCGCCGCCTTGACGATGGACCGTAACTGCTGGTTCCAGGCCAAGGGCGCGCTGATCGTGTGGGGGAAGGAGACCTTCACGCCGGAGCAGTTTGCCGCCTATCAGCAGAGGACGGGGAAGGACGGCGGCTCCATCGTCGCGGACCCGAAGTTCCTCAAACCCGAAGAGCGCGACTACCGTCTCGCGGCCGACAGCCCGGCCCGGGCGCTGGGCGGCGAGCATGGCCCGGCGGGGGCGTTGCAGTGAGGGGGAACCGTGATGCGTGAGAAGAGAGGAGCCGCCATGGTCTCCTTTTGTCTTCTCACGTATCACGTATCACGTATCACGCATCTCGCCCCTCACTTCTCCACGTTGCTCATCTCGAACAGCCGGCCGTCGTGCAGCAGCACGAGCAGGTTCTGGGCGGGGGCTGGGCCTTCGGGGATGCGGCCGGGGGCGGCCGCGGCGATGTCGGCCACGGTGAAGGGCAGCTTCTTGTCGCCCGTGGGGTGGAAGTACATGTGGAGCGTATTGGTGTGGGAGGCGTCGGGGAGCAGGAACGAGCCGTAGCCGCGGTTGATGAGTGTCAGCCCGCCGGCCTCGGTGAGCACCAGATAGTCGGCCTTCTCGTTGCCATCATAGTCGAAGGCCACAGCGATAAGTGGCTTGAGGGGCTTCCCGCCCAGGCCCTTGTAGGCCGAGAACGGCGCGCCCGTCAGGCGCTCGAAGTCAGCGGGCTTGCCGCCCTTGCCGCCTACCTCGTAGCGGGTGACCCCGCTCTCGCGCACGACGAGGACCGCCAGCGCCCCGTCCTCGCTCCAGTCGGGCGAGAAGGCGGCGGCCAGAGGTGCCTCTCCGCCTTCCCAGAGCTGCCGGGCCACAGGCGGGACGCCTGTGCCGCCGGGGCTCTCCACGAGCAGGAGCTTGCCCGACTTGAGCAGCACGAGGGCGTCAGCCCTCTTGTCGCCCGTCGCATCCGCGAGCGCGCAGGCCAGCCATTCGGATTCGGGGGGAAGCGGGAGGGCGGCCTTTGCAGGCGCGAGCTTGTCGCCGGTGTTGAGGTAGAGCGTCGTGCCGAGCAGCAGATCGGGCTTCCCGTCGCCATTCACGTCGCCCGCGGCGCAGAAGGCGGCGTTGATGCCCGCCAGGCCCCAGGCATCCGTGGCATCGCTGTAGCCCTTGGCTGCGGCCAGGAAGAGATACACGCGGGACGGGGACGTCCCGCCCACAATCAGGTCGAGCCTCTTGTCGCCATTCACATCGCTCGTGATGAGCCACGCGGGCTTCTGGACGGGCAGCTTGGCGGCCTCGGCGGCGCCGCCGACGAAGGGGTCGGGGTATTCCTCCTTGGCGGGCACCTTGCCGGCCTTGATGTCCCTGACGAGTGCGACGAGGCCGCGGGTGGTGCCGGGGAAGCTGACCGCCGCGTCGGGCTTGGTCTGGATGACCCGCCAGGCGCTCGCCGGCGCGGCGCCAATGCCCTCGGCGAGCAGCCAGGTGTCGGCGATGTGAACCACGGCCACGGCCTTGCCGGCATCCTCGCCCGCGAACACGGCCGCGGGCTGGCCCACAGCGACCGAGGCGAACAGCCCGGGCGGCGTGGCCACCTGGATGCGGACCTTCTCTCCCGGCGCTTGGCCCTTGAGCGCCTCGTCCACCTTCACGTCGGCCACGCGGTTGTCGGGATTGGCGGCGGTGACGGTGCCGACGAGCACGGCCTTCGAGGCGCCGTAGATCTTCGACACCGGCAGGTCCACCTTGATCACCGCGAGCGCGGGTGCCGACAGAGCCAGCAAAGCTACCGCCAGGCAAGAACAACGTTTCATCGTGGCCTCCAAGAGCAGTGATGCCCCCTCCGCAGATTGCAGAC is a genomic window containing:
- a CDS encoding carbohydrate-binding domain-containing protein — protein: MNKIRHLRVLLLLCAGVALAAPPRQELSLNGEWACSIPPGKPSRVMVPGYLSGVDDEVAALSREFAVPEAMRGQRLKLRFGSVKFNSTVLVNGKQVATHFGGYEPFEVDVTDAVSVEKPNQLAVRCHTWAGVMTDGPKQFSKAGGWDQVRSAPRDRILAPIGGLYGLYGIWDDVTLVSHPAVYIKDLFIKPSVRRSELVVDYTLANESEADAEVELSAVVEEAVTLSKTTVKVPAGKTATVSLKAPWPKPRLWSHADPHLYALKSQIANRKSQINDEVVTRFGFREFWCQGPDFYLNGSKMHLLASSGWPPHGPQTREEIAAFWNGLKACGCVAFRTHTQPWPAAYYDVADELGLLVIPEGAVWNDDDVYRVNDPAFWDNYAAHLAAMVGSLKNHPSVVMWSLENEFTGGRVNDNTPYPKEQLIRLGKLVKQLDPTRPIMYESDGDPGGVADVIGIHYPHEYPDYTCWPNEGYWLDKPSPGSGGGGIFLNGEKQFLWKRDKPLYIGEFLWVPSSDPAPHTIFFGDDAYRDYHLYRNLAKAEAWKMQILAYRVQGVSGICPWTVTEGGPLDDTNALWRAHKWAYQPIAAYCLDYDSRFYAGEKVTRRIAIFSDILEPSKLTLSWTLSLGGKTVAEGSEKVELGPAGQQGLNVTVPMPSVDERTPAQWRVTLDRDGRRAFDETHAYAVFPRPTLPKLAARIGLYDPKGATRKLFESNDLAAAPVEALDKLPAGLDVLVIGAGAFAAEKAGGPVIGRVDPRRAALDTFTAQGGRVLVLEQQAYPEGLFGFGLTSHSSTMAFPLQSDHPILHGLALGPGGLRFWRGDNLVAEREPTRPASGAFCPIIVSGSAAGLDHAPLLQRFVGRGCIVHAQLKLVEKFTAEPIAAQLLGRLLTFLAEYRPKERRTAVAGGSPDYRACLRRLGLRFDDLTGRLAGADLSRYSLLICRGDVRDADRILQFIRQGGAVLAHRLSPEAFQELRRAFGLDLTLAHYSGIASRADTDPLGFLAREDLYWLGEHRGISWAETPRAGNMADSVLGLSLDPAKAKSHEVEGWALQGGIVERREDHVVFATVGSATGEVEFPEDGLYVFGIVGRGTPCHGDYPIASVAVDGRTLGAVSVDSPQVCTRTTFGEVAKGRHKVTVSFTNDASDPAKGEDRNLIVDKLLIARHEKKGDLLFLTTPPAVACLPRGEGLLVLDFLRWDTEERNARKAARYASTLLAALGGDFADRPSWAIECETMSPQPDMGWFRADNTAAHLACNGWIKTPIEVAVAGRYTMELVAGGTPAQGVYPDVEISVDGKKAGEVQLTGGGLRPYPVAIDLPAGKHELALRFTNDLNVGGEDRNLTLDKVVFYRE
- a CDS encoding transketolase, which produces MPPNLEALFNRAKQIRITLLRMMGSGKAHHFGGSLSCVEILTALYFYKMHYEEGEPGHDDRDRLVMSKGHAVPTQYACLAALGVLKPEEVPSLKTLGSRLQGHPDVRKTPGLEAPTGSLGQGLSFANGLALAARLDKASHRIYVLLGDGELDEGQVWEAAMTAAHHRLDNLTAIVDRNGLQAQGATEAMKRLDSVPAKWEAFGWRVLECDGHDLKALCAALDEAAATRGRPSVVIARTVKGKGVSFLEGRYQYHNAALSAEEIGCALRELEERC
- a CDS encoding transketolase C-terminal domain-containing protein is translated as MPTPAKEATRDAFGRALVRLGERDARVVVLDADLFRSTRTNLFAEKFPNRFFEMGIAEQDMVSTAAGLAMAGKIAFANSFAVFITGRAFDQVRQQVALPALNVRLCGSSAGLTLGADGATHQSVVDVALMRSLPNMTVIVPCDGPETERAVEASLSHPGPIYLRLSRYDTPAWTAGVTDFAIGKASCLREGCDITIAATGVIMGEVLAAAERLVAKGVSAEVLDVHTVKPLDADAILASAAKTGRLLTVEEHSIIGGLGSAVCELIAERADRHIPVRRLGIRDTFGESGSADELLELHRLTAPHIAREAEAVIGVGGEVLGVRRRASGTFLLPPAPTT
- a CDS encoding alcohol dehydrogenase catalytic domain-containing protein, which translates into the protein MKALVYYGPRDLRIEDRPDPPLCPNDVRLAVRACGICGSELHAVLEAQERRKPGIVMGHEFAGEVIETGPQVTACRVGDRVAVQPLTHCGRCELCLAGRPNACPNRTLYGMTWGMPGGYAERAVVTEDRCFPIADGVSYELAILGEPLAVALHALGRGPATPARSVAVIGAGTVGLLTLAALSTLKPERVFSTDKVAWKLDLAAAFGATPLLAGRDDVRAAVRDATQGRGVDWAIEAAGFEETVALALDLTRPAGHLTCIGNAEAHIGLSLHAIVQGERTLMGSYGYTDADFRRGLELVAAGLVPATLLAERRVTLDSAPADLVALATGAWSCIKAVLVP
- a CDS encoding carbon-nitrogen hydrolase family protein produces the protein MRAAIAVLVFLIASLAGAGEAATPPKRVRIAAVSLVWDEGHRTLENALRALDEAGAAGADIACLPEECVYQPPETIPGPAADAIAKKAAQHKMLVVANLREREGDKTFVTSFLCDREGKVVGKYRKSHRLPYEDDIALGDDLPVFATDIGAIGMTAGTDHYFPEIDAVLRKRGASLVVSSTSPFPIRDEHLETLTLQGRAVHNGLHIAVARYAGKEGYGGSRNAFSWTGTWPLGRAQVFDPDGHTVADSGHAGGVAIATIPASRLGGTPRNGGYEAAGKYAAITAAELPPPLPRKEGMKRTIKAAAIECEGDINRLISKLDACGAAGCDLVCLWEYVWYANDAEVEKHKERNRGYLARIADAAKRHKMYVVIAGELDRGFNEAIVFDREGRELGRYTKINQTTDKKSKYYQAGDKVGLFDLDFGRVCVKICADVYSPEIDRVAALHQADLMLLPTQDAGPFTDHTRIRDLSRCVDNGYFLLRAAGGTRQTDHRTYIADPWGFVLAASQYATGNEPLVVTLQLDNRPKYYEWPEAVRKAGPYPDPVIRGIKPEAFDQMYSGRNAPEAKGDLRAALLKCRRPELYKPR
- a CDS encoding VCBS repeat-containing protein, whose amino-acid sequence is MKRCSCLAVALLALSAPALAVIKVDLPVSKIYGASKAVLVGTVTAANPDNRVADVKVDEALKGQAPGEKVRIQVATPPGLFASVAVGQPAAVFAGEDAGKAVAVVHIADTWLLAEGIGAAPASAWRVIQTKPDAAVSFPGTTRGLVALVRDIKAGKVPAKEEYPDPFVGGAAEAAKLPVQKPAWLITSDVNGDKRLDLIVGGTSPSRVYLFLAAAKGYSDATDAWGLAGINAAFCAAGDVNGDGKPDLLLGTTLYLNTGDKLAPAKAALPLPPESEWLACALADATGDKRADALVLLKSGKLLLVESPGGTGVPPVARQLWEGGEAPLAAAFSPDWSEDGALAVLVVRESGVTRYEVGGKGGKPADFERLTGAPFSAYKGLGGKPLKPLIAVAFDYDGNEKADYLVLTEAGGLTLINRGYGSFLLPDASHTNTLHMYFHPTGDKKLPFTVADIAAAAPGRIPEGPAPAQNLLVLLHDGRLFEMSNVEK